A stretch of the Epinephelus fuscoguttatus linkage group LG2, E.fuscoguttatus.final_Chr_v1 genome encodes the following:
- the lrrc28 gene encoding leucine-rich repeat-containing protein 28, with protein MATELHETICMAKQERHKNLFLNYRNLNIFPVELLKDEGLQFLERLYMKRNSLTTLPDNLAQKLPNLIELYLHSNNIVIIPEAIGNLARLQSLDLSNNALQFLCPEIGRLRSLRHLRLSNNQLKCLPPEIGDLQDLETLDVSMNQLMSLPDRLRRCVSLQNLTADHNSLSHVPRQLCWLHRLNQLSMAANRLTFLPLDLGRSRELQFVFVDNNGDLKGLPSYLYNKVIGCSGCGVSAQVLEGDIGEALGEALSEALVGLPAEVKVVGSETDNVIPLEEIALRTLHRMYHHHPSDLNLLPPISLPKSLLDLLQFPLGHCHRCSQAMFTIIYPKLFPLRDTALAGVHRRTTVSFVAYCCSSRCLRTFDLQ; from the exons ATGGCAACTGAACTCCATGAGACTATTTGCATGGCCAAGCAGGAGCGCCACAAAAATCTCTTTCTTAACTACAGAAACCTGAATATTTTCCCTGTAGAACTGCTGAAGGATGAAGGCCTGCAGTTTCTGGAGAGACTGTACATGAAGAGGAACTCACTCACAACACTG CCTGACAATCTTGCTCAGAAGCTCCCAAATCTCATTGAACT GTATTTGCACTCAAACAACATAGTCATTATTCCTGAAG CTATTGGAAACCTGGCCAGACTGCAGTCATTGGACCTGAGCAATAACGCCCTCCAGTTCCTTTGTCCAGAGATTGGACGACTGAGGTCTCTACGGCACCTGAGACTGTCCAATAACCAGCTGAAATGCCTTCCTCCAG AGATCGGTGATCTGCAGGACCTGGAGACTCTGGACGTGTCAATGAACCAGCTGATGTCGCTACCTGACCGGCTGCGCcgctgtgtctctttgcagaatcTGACGGCCGATCACAACTCGTTGAGCCACGTTCCCCGGCAGCTCTGCTGGCTCCACCGCCTCAACCAACTCTCCATGGCTGCTAACAGGCTGACCTTTCTACCGCTCG atCTGGGCAGATCACGAGAgctgcagtttgtgtttgtggacaACAATGGGGATCTGAAAGGCCTCCCCTCGTACCTGTACAACAAGGTCATCGGCTGCAGCGG GTGCGGTGTGTCAGCCCAGGTGTTGGAGGGTGACATTGGTGAGGCACTGGGTGAAGCACTGAGTGAGGCCCTGGTCGGGCTTCCAGCTGAAGTGAAGGTGGTGGGCTCAGAGACGGATAACGTGATCCCTCTGGAGGAGATCGCCTTGAGGACCCTGCACCGCATGTACCACCACCACCCATCCG acCTCAACTTGCTGCCTCCCATCAGCCTCCCAAAGAGCCTGCTGGACCTGCTGCAGTTCCCCCTGGGACACTGCCACCGATGTAGCCAAGCCATGTTCACCATCATCTACCCCAAACTCTTCCCCCTCCGCGACACTGCACTGGCTGGAGTGCATCGCAG GACGACTGTGAGTTTTGTGGCCTATTGCTGCTCCAGCCGCTGCCTCCGGACCTTTGACCTCCAGTGA